AAAATGTAAGAGTTGAGATAAACACTGGAGCTATGGCTCGAGGCCATACTGACACTTTTTATCCTTCAAACGAACTGTTGAAAATAATTAAAGAGATGGAAATTAGTTTAGTTATTAACTCTGATTCTCATACCAAAGAGAATTTAGATCACAGTTTTGATTTTGTTTATAAGCAATTAAAAACACTCGGCTTTAAAGAAGTTAATGTATTAACAAACAACAAATGGAGTCAAATAGAGTTGTGATATACTTTTAAACAGGGGGTAAAGGTATGGGTGTTGATAAAAGAATTAGCCTATATTTAGGTGATATTACCACGCTCGAAGTTGATGCCATAGTTAATGCTGCTAACACTACACTACTTGGTGGTGGAGGTGTTGATGGAGCAATCCATGCAAAAGCTGGACCTAGATTATTAGACGAGTGTAGAACCTTAGGAGGGTGTAACACAGGCGATGCTAAAGCAACTAGTGCTTATCGTTTGCCTAGTCGTTTTGTAATTCACACAGTGGGACCTGTTTATAGAGGGGGAAATAACAATGAGGCACAACTGCTTTCTAGTGCCTATTGGAGATCACTCGAGGTAGCTCTAGAAATAGGTGCTAAGACAATAGCTTTTCCTGCAATAAGCACTGGAGTTTATGCCTATCCCTTAGAAGAGGCCACTTCAATAGCTATTACTACTGTTGATAAATTCTTAAGTGAAGTAGCAGAAGATAAAATTGAGACTGTAGTATTTGTCTCCTTTGATCAAAAAACTCACTCTATTTACGAAAAAATGGTAAGTTAGATTGTCTAAGAGGGGCCACTTGGCTATTATATAGGAATATTATTGTAAATAGGTGAATACAAATGACTCAATACTTCGTTGCTGGATTACCAGTACTGTTACTTTTTAGTGTTGGTTTTTTATTAAACAAAATTAACTTTTTTAAAGATAACACAATTGTTGAACTTAAGAACCTTGTTTTGTATGTTACTCTCCCCACCCTTCTGTTCACCACTTTCTTAAACGCTAAAATAAATGCTAGTGAATTTGTCATTCCAATAATAATCATCATTTTCTGTTTAGTAGTTTTATTTATTGGGTTTGCAATTAAAAAAATATTTAAAATAGAGAGTCCTTACTTCCCATTTTTAATTGGTGGTTATGAGTTGGGGATGTATGGATATGCTGTTTTCATTGCCCTTTATGGACAACACAACCTTTGGGCCCTCTCCTTTTTAGATATTGGACACACTTTGTTTATCTTTGCCTTTTTCTTAACAATCTACCAACACAAACACCATGGAAGTCAATCTCCATTACAAATTGTTAAAACAATCTTTTTATCACCTCTTATTATTGCAATCTTCTTAGGAATGGCATTTGCCAATATCCCCGCTTTGGTGGGTAAGTTTCCCGATGTCTTAAATTCAGTTGTAGTAACTTTAGCAGCTGCTACTGTTCCATTAATTGGAATTGCTATTGGGTATCAACTA
The genomic region above belongs to Bacteroidia bacterium and contains:
- a CDS encoding O-acetyl-ADP-ribose deacetylase; the encoded protein is MGVDKRISLYLGDITTLEVDAIVNAANTTLLGGGGVDGAIHAKAGPRLLDECRTLGGCNTGDAKATSAYRLPSRFVIHTVGPVYRGGNNNEAQLLSSAYWRSLEVALEIGAKTIAFPAISTGVYAYPLEEATSIAITTVDKFLSEVAEDKIETVVFVSFDQKTHSIYEKMVS
- a CDS encoding AEC family transporter; translation: MTQYFVAGLPVLLLFSVGFLLNKINFFKDNTIVELKNLVLYVTLPTLLFTTFLNAKINASEFVIPIIIIIFCLVVLFIGFAIKKIFKIESPYFPFLIGGYELGMYGYAVFIALYGQHNLWALSFLDIGHTLFIFAFFLTIYQHKHHGSQSPLQIVKTIFLSPLIIAIFLGMAFANIPALVGKFPDVLNSVVVTLAAATVPLIGIAIGYQLKIDKSNLKMALVTIGIRKVVNFSAALLLLAIYPFEPIYQKAILTLALTPPVFLISIIAAKDEPRHVNYINTTISIDSVLSLFLMIAVAMVYR